The Balnearium lithotrophicum genome has a window encoding:
- a CDS encoding integrase core domain-containing protein, with product RSPKTNAHVERFIQTVEKELWMIEGTEPTVDEMNRKLFRYLSFYNFVRPHQGLGYKTPVEKFEEYIKKLQGVHHVLNENTILTITNIRD from the coding sequence AGGTCTCCCAAGACCAATGCACATGTTGAAAGGTTCATACAGACGGTGGAGAAGGAACTGTGGATGATAGAAGGGACTGAGCCGACAGTTGATGAAATGAACAGGAAACTATTTAGGTATCTAAGCTTTTACAACTTCGTTAGGCCTCATCAAGGTCTTGGTTATAAGACTCCAGTAGAGAAGTTTGAGGAATATATTAAAAAACTCCAGGGTGTCCACCATGTATTGAACGAGAACACAATATTGACAATAACTAATATTCGTGACTAA